A region of the Lysobacter sp. K5869 genome:
AGTTCGGCGGCGCGGTCGGCGGCGACGTAGCCGTCGCGGATCAGGTCGCGTTCGGGCTTGGCGTTGTACTGGATCACGCCGAACGCGACGTGGTGGTTGGTCAGCACCAAACCGTCGCCGGACACGAACGAACCGGTCGCGCCGCCGACCTTCACCACCGCGTTCATCGGCGCCCGGGTCAGTTCGGCCAAGCCGGCCGGGTCGCCCTTGAAGCCGGCCGCGCGCAGCTGGCGGGCGATGTCGGGCAGTTGCGAAGGCATCCACATGCCTTCATCGGCCTGGGCGGCGGTGGCGCACAGCGCCAGGGACAGGGCTAACACACGGGGGCGCATGGTGATTCCGTACGGCGATGAAGCCGCGACGATAGGCCAAGCCGCCCGCCGCGGGCAAACCGGCCGGGGCGGCCGCGGCGCGGCCGGGGCGTATAATTCCGGCTTCTTTCCCGCCCGGCCCGGCCGCGGCCCCTAGGTATCGAATTCCCATGACGCAAACGATGAAGGCACTGGTCAAGCGCGAAGCCGGCAAGGGCATCTGGATGGAAGAGGTGCCGGTGCCGAGCCCGGGTCCGAACGAGGTCCTGGTCAAGCTCGAGAAGACCGCCATTTGCGGCACCGACCTGCACATCTACCTGTGGGACGAGTGGAGCCAGCGCACGATCAAGCCGGGCCTGGTGATCGGCCACGAATTCGTCGGCCGCATCGCCGAACTCGGCCCCGGCGTGACCGGCTACAAGGTCGGCCAGCGCGTCTCGGCCGAAGGCCACATCGTCTGCGGCCACTGCCGCAACTGCCGCGCCGGCCGCCAGCACCTGTGCCCGAACACCACCGGCATCGGCGTCAACCGCGACGGCGCGTTCGCCGAATACATCGTCATGCCGGCCAGCAACCTGTGGCCGATCCCGGACCAGATCCCGAGCGAGCTGGCCGCGTTCTTCGACCCCTACGGCAACGCCGCGCACTGCGCGCTGGAGTTCGACGTGGTCGGCGAGGACGTGCTGATCACCGGCGCCGGCCCGATCGGCATCATCGCCGCGGGCATCTGCAAGCACATCGGCGCGCGCAACGTGGTCGTCACCGACGTCAACGATTTCCGCCTCAAGCTCGCCGCCGACATGGGCGCGACCCGCGTGGTCAACGTCGCCAACCAGTCGCTCAAGGACGTGATGGCCGACCTGCACATGGAAGGCTTCGACGTCGGCCTGGAAATGAGCGGCAACCCGCGCGCGTTCAACGACATGCTCGACTGCATGTACCACGGCGGCAAGATCGCCATGCTCGGCATCATGCCCAAGGGCGCCGGCGCCGACTGGGACAAGATCATCTTCAAGGGCCTGACCCTGCACGGCATCTACGGCCGCAAGATGTACGAGACCTGGTACAAGATGACCCAGCTGGTGCTGTCGGGTTTCCCGCTCGGCAAGGTGCTGACGCATCAGTTGCCGGTGGACGAATTCCAGAAGGGGTTCGATCTGATGGAAGCGGGCAAGGCCGGCAAGGTCGTGCTGAGCTGGAACTGATCGGAGCCGATGCGACGCGTCCGCGTCGCTGAGGATGCGCGAACGAAGCGGCCCGCGGGCCGCTTCTTTCGTTTTCGCGCCGCGTTCGCCGCGGCCGCTGAACGGCCGGCGCCGCAGACCGGCCGGCGCGATGGACTAGAATGGCGGCTTTCCTCTGTCCGGAAACCGCACCGTGTCCGACGCCTCCCTGACCCGCCACTACGCCGACACCCTCGACGAGATCCGCGCCGCCGGCCTGTTCAAGTCCGAGCGCATCATCACCAGCCCGCAGTCGGCCGAAATCGTGCTCGAAGACGGCCGCACGGTGCTGAACTTCTGCGCCAACAACTATCTGGGGCTGGCCGATCACGCGGACATCATCCAGGCGGCCAAGGACGCGCTCGACACCCACGGCTTCGGCATGGCCTCGGTGCGCTTCATCTGCGGCACCCAGGATCTGCACAAGCAGTTGGAAAAGACCATCGCCGATTTCTTCGGCACGCAAGACACGATCCTCTACGCCGCCTGCTTCGACGCCAACGGCGGCTTGTTCGAGCCGCTGCTGGGCGAGAACGACGCGATCATCTCCGACGCGCTCAACCACGCCTCGATCATCGACGGCGTGCGCCTGTGCAAGGCCAAGCGCTTCCGCTACGCCAACTGCGACATGGCCGACCTGGAAAAGCAGCTGCAAGCCGCCGACGCGGCCGGCTGCAAGACCAAGCTGATCACCAGCGACGGCGTGTTCTCGATGGACGGCTTCATCGCCCCGCTCGACGAAATCGTCGCGCTGGCGAAGAAGTACGGCGCGCTCGTCCACATCGACGAATGCCACGCCACCGGCTTCCTCGGCGCGACCGGCCGCGGTTCGGCCGAAGTGAAGGGCGTGCTCGACCGGATCGACATCTTCACCGGCACCCTCGGCAAGGCCATGGGCGGCGCGCTCGGCGGCTTCACCACCGCCAAGAAGGAAGTGATCGAACTGCTGCGCCAGCGTTCGCGCCCTTACCTGTTCTCCAACTCGCTGCCGCCGCACGTGGTCGCCGCGGGCATCAAGGCCTTCGAGATGCTGTCGGCGGCCGGCGAGCTGCGCGAGCGTCTGG
Encoded here:
- the tdh gene encoding L-threonine 3-dehydrogenase, with product MTQTMKALVKREAGKGIWMEEVPVPSPGPNEVLVKLEKTAICGTDLHIYLWDEWSQRTIKPGLVIGHEFVGRIAELGPGVTGYKVGQRVSAEGHIVCGHCRNCRAGRQHLCPNTTGIGVNRDGAFAEYIVMPASNLWPIPDQIPSELAAFFDPYGNAAHCALEFDVVGEDVLITGAGPIGIIAAGICKHIGARNVVVTDVNDFRLKLAADMGATRVVNVANQSLKDVMADLHMEGFDVGLEMSGNPRAFNDMLDCMYHGGKIAMLGIMPKGAGADWDKIIFKGLTLHGIYGRKMYETWYKMTQLVLSGFPLGKVLTHQLPVDEFQKGFDLMEAGKAGKVVLSWN
- the kbl gene encoding glycine C-acetyltransferase: MSGNRTVSDASLTRHYADTLDEIRAAGLFKSERIITSPQSAEIVLEDGRTVLNFCANNYLGLADHADIIQAAKDALDTHGFGMASVRFICGTQDLHKQLEKTIADFFGTQDTILYAACFDANGGLFEPLLGENDAIISDALNHASIIDGVRLCKAKRFRYANCDMADLEKQLQAADAAGCKTKLITSDGVFSMDGFIAPLDEIVALAKKYGALVHIDECHATGFLGATGRGSAEVKGVLDRIDIFTGTLGKAMGGALGGFTTAKKEVIELLRQRSRPYLFSNSLPPHVVAAGIKAFEMLSAAGELRERLAQNTAYFRERMTAAGFDVKPGVHPISPVMLYDAPLAQKFAERLLEEGIYAIGFFFPVVPQGQARIRTQMSAAHTREHLDRAIDAFIKIGRELGVIKA